One Methanobacterium sp. DNA window includes the following coding sequences:
- a CDS encoding peptidoglycan-binding domain-containing protein codes for MVIAVVPIVGAVGDQNSNSNYGISYDGFQIGVTGADVKATENMLQNNKPFGENTSKVLGDNGNNSTNQSQIMQLGANGDKVKEIQQWLTDYGYYSGDIDGEFGASTDKAVRDFQTESGLIVDGVVGNDTEKAMETWDQHVAEVQAASDEDTSTDTTTSSKTSTSSKKTYATTVRSYSSSGYSGDCWDVSNAMYSQLTSSGQKARIVQYANSYVNNHRSVEVWNGNSWVDADYSGQAWVGQPTAHSSSAQVIASS; via the coding sequence ATGGTTATCGCAGTAGTCCCTATTGTGGGAGCTGTGGGTGACCAAAATTCAAATTCAAATTATGGAATTTCTTATGATGGTTTCCAAATTGGAGTTACTGGTGCTGATGTAAAAGCAACAGAAAATATGCTTCAGAACAACAAACCCTTCGGGGAGAACACTTCAAAAGTTCTGGGAGATAATGGAAATAATTCCACTAACCAATCACAGATAATGCAACTTGGAGCCAATGGTGACAAGGTCAAAGAAATCCAGCAATGGTTAACTGATTACGGATATTACTCTGGAGATATAGACGGTGAATTCGGTGCAAGCACTGATAAAGCTGTTAGGGATTTCCAAACAGAATCCGGTTTAATAGTTGACGGTGTTGTAGGTAATGACACTGAAAAAGCTATGGAAACCTGGGATCAACATGTAGCTGAAGTTCAGGCCGCATCTGATGAAGATACCAGTACTGACACTACAACAAGCTCAAAAACTTCAACATCTTCCAAGAAGACCTATGCAACTACTGTTCGAAGTTACAGTAGCAGTGGTTACAGTGGAGATTGTTGGGATGTTAGTAATGCAATGTACAGTCAATTAACTTCATCCGGTCAAAAAGCTCGGATTGTTCAGTACGCAAACAGCTACGTTAACAACCACAGATCTGTTGAGGTCTGGAATGGTAATAGCTGGGTTGATGCTGACTACTCTGGCCAGGCTTGGGTAGGTCAACCTACTGCTCACAGCAGCTCAGCACAAGTGATAGCAAGTAGTTAA